The Nerophis ophidion isolate RoL-2023_Sa linkage group LG21, RoL_Noph_v1.0, whole genome shotgun sequence region aaaatactattatccatccacccattttctaccgcttattctcttttggggttgcggggggcgctggcgcctatctcagctacaatcgggcggaaggcggtgtacaccctggacaagtcgccaccaaaataaacaaaaacaaaagtgaaataaaaaagcttgaaggctaaaggaaatttagaaaaagttgcaaccttgtctaaacaaaaacataaacaaaagtgaaataaaaaagcttaaaggctaaaggtaatttacaaaaagttgcaacgttgtctgattaaacaaagctgttttatttctttcaaactgtcattgctcaaaacataatattgaatcaaaatcagtgttattatgaattattgacctatccaagtttccgattacttcacatcaaaatatttttggtggaagatttagcaaatttgttaaataaataatcaaaaaatgtatatttagttttttctcactgtaccgaaaatgaaccgaaccgtgacctttgaaccaaggtacgtaccgaaccgaaatttttgtgtaccgttacacccctagtggtcgtaatgggtttcagtaggtcttttaaGGGCTGATGCACTGGTGTAAAGATGAATACTTATCAGTTTAGTATCATGGGGACAAAAGAACTACCTTTTATAGACTTCATTGATCCTcaaggaaatttttttttttaatcgtcttagtgaatatttaaattgttttaataaAACGAGTCATGTTTTCTTTCAGCTTCTGGGTCAAGCGGCCAGGAATATGGTGATTCAGGAGGACGCCATCTTCCATTCAGAAGACGTAAGCGTGACTACGACGACGGACTCCCGCATTTGTCTGCTCCTAAAATTAGTGTCTTGTCTTTCAGAGCCTCAGAAAGATGTCCATCATCACCACACATCTCCAGTACCAGTAAGTCCCCTTGTCACCCACGCCGTGCGATAAAACCAGCCCAAAAGTGACAGCTCTTCTTGTCCTCCAGGCAGGAGGCCATCCAGAAGAAGTAAGTGCCTGTTTGTGCTTCCAAGTGTCGGCCGTGACAGCAGCCGTCTTGTCCTGCAGCGTGGAGCACTCCAAGAACCTGCAGGACCAGCTGAGACACGTGCTGAAGTGACCACAACACATCCAGAGCaagcatttttttcctttttcacgTCACACTTTTTATTAGCCCTGAAAATAGAATGAGTCAAAAAGCAAAACTGTGAACTGTAAAAAGATAACGCTTAATAAAAATAACCCGCCACTAATTACATTCCTCTTATCTGTACTAAGGATTCCAGCGACTATCGGCTTTCTTTAATCACTATCGGACGTTTTTTATTTCACACAACTACAACAGATTCAAATTGTCACAATAATATTAGAcatgttttatttcatttcacAAATATGGCCTCAGTATCCGacgtttcctttttttaaattacaacgGAAGTACATCAACAGATATCACATGTAAGACTATCACCTTCTTTAATCAGTAtcggatgttttttttaacaagtacaaCGGAAATACATCAATAGATACCACATGTTAGACCATCACCTTCTTTAATCGgtattggacatttttttttttaaacaactacaacaaaaatacatcaACAGATATTATGTATAACACTATCACCTTCTTTAAACTGtatcggatgttttttttttaacatttgcaaCGGAAATACATCAATAGTATCTATTCTTCAATCGGTAtcggacattttttattttttttaacaactacaacagaaatacatcaacagatatgtatatttgtgtaaaacTATCGGCCTTCTTTAGAAGGTATCGGACATTTTTTAACAACAGAAAATACATCAGAAAATATCCTTTTTTTAAACTACAACGGAAGTACATCAACAGATATCACATATAAGACTATCACCTTCTTTAATCAAtatcggattttttttttaacaagtacaaCGGAAATACATCATTAGATACCACATGTTAGACCATCACCTTCTTTAATCGGtatcggacattttttttttttttaaacaactgcAACAAAAATACATCAACAGATATGTATAAGACTATCACCTTCTTTAAACAGtatcggatgtttttttttttttaacatttgcaaCGGAAATACATCAATAGATAACACATGTTAGAAAAATCACCTTTAATCGGTAtcggacattttttattttttttaacaactacAACAGAAATACATCAACAGATATGTATATTCGTGTAAAACTATCGGCCTTCTTTAGAAGGTATCGGACACTTTTCAACAACAGAAAATACATcagaaaatatcatttttttaaactacaaCGGAAGTACATCAACAGATATCACATATAAGACTATCACCTTCTTTAATCAGTAtcggatgttttttttaacaagtacaaCGGAAATACATCAATAGATACCACATGTTAGACCATCACCTTCTTTAATCGGtatcggacattttttttttttaaacaactgcAACAAAAATACATCAACAGATATGTATAAGACTATCACCTTCTTTAAACAGTATCAGATGTGTTTTTTTTGACACGTACAACGGAAATACATCAATAGATAACACATGTTAGAAAAATCACCTTCTTTAATCGGTAtcgggcatttttttttttttaacaactacaACAGAAATACATCAACAGATATCATGTATATTCGTGTTAAACTATCGGCCCTCTTTAGAAGGTATCGGACATTTTTTAACAACAGAAAATACATCAGCAAATATCACCTTTAATCAGTATCGGATGGTTTTTTTTAACAACTACAACGGCAATACATCAACAGATATCACATATAAGACATCACCTTCTTTAATCGGTAtcggacattttttattttttttaacaactacAACAGCAATTTATCAACAGATATGACATAATATTGTCACCTTTTTTAATCGGTAtcggacattttttattttttttaacaactacAACAGAAGTACATCAACAGATATCATGTATATTCGTATAAGACTATCGGCTTTTAAAAGGTATCAGACATTTTTTTGACAACAGAAAATACATCAACCAATATCACCTTTAATTGGTACCGGAAAGGTTTTTCTAACAACTATAACAGAAGTACATCAACAGATATGTATACTCGTATAAGACTATCGGCCAAATTTAATCGGTatcggacattttttttaaacaactacAACAGAAATACATCGACAGGTATTAAATAAGACTATCACCTACTTTAATTGGTAtcggatgtttttttgttttttttacaactacaATAGACGTACATCGACAGATATCACTTTTATTCGTATAGGACTCGGCCATCTTTAAAAAGTattggacatttttttaacagaaaatacATTAGCAAATATCACCTTTAATCGGTAtcggacattttttttaacaattacaaAGGCAATACATCAACAGATATCACGTATTAAACTATCACCTTATTTAATCGTATCGgacgtttatttttttacaactacAACAGAAATGTATTAACAGATATGACATAAGATTGTCACCTTCTTTAATCGGtatcaaatgtttgtttttttaacaactaCAATAGAAGTACATCAACAGATATCATGTATTTTCTATTCAGACTATCGCCTTCTTTAAAAGGTATCGGACAATAGAAAATACATCGACAAATACCACCTTTAATCGGTATCAGAATTTTTTTCTAACTACAACAGAAATACATCAACAGATATCTTGTATATTCGTATAAAACTATCGGCCTTTAATCGgtgttggactttttttttttaaactacaacaGAAATACGTCAACAGATACTACATACAAGACTATCACCTTCTTTAATCGGTATCGGACGTTTTTTAACAACTACAACGGCAATACATCAACAGATATCATGTATATTCGTATAAGACTATCGACCTTCCTTAAAAGGTATCCGACATTTTTTAACAGCAGAAAATACATCAACTAATATCACCTTTAATCGGTATCAGAATTATTTTAACAACTACAGTGGCAATACATCAACAGATATCATGTATattctttttctgttttttttacaactacaATAGAAGTACATAAACAGATATCATGCATATTCGTATAAAACTATCGGCCTTCTTTAATCGGTGTTGGACATTTTTTCTTAAAtaactacaacacaaatacatcaaCAAATATCACATACAAGACTATCACCTTCATTAATCGGTATCGGGAGATTGTTGGGTGTTTTTTACAACTACAAGAGAAACATTATCACCTTCTGTAATCGGTTTCGgagagttttttatttatttatttttaacatctaCAACATAAATTCTTAAGactataacatttaaaaaaaaaaaaaaaaaaagtcagatacCGATTAAACTACAACAACCGAAATAGATCAACAGAAACCACATATAAGACAATTAAGACATTTACTCGTATCAGACTTTTTCAACAGAAAATACATCAACAAATATCACACATAAGGCTACCTACCCATAAGGAATAAGGATACCTTTAATCCGTATCGGACATTTTTCCTATCTACAACAGAAATACATCAACAGCTATCACAAACTATTTGCCTTTAACCTTATCAGactttttttaactaaaatagaACTAAATCAACAGATATCACATATAAGACTATCAGTCTTCTTTAATTGGTATcggatgttttcttttttttttttttttcaaacaactcCAACATAAATACATCAACAAATATCGTAAAAGATTATCAGCCTTCTTTAATTGCTAtcggacaatttaaaaaaaaaaagaacttcaaCCTCCAAACCAATATATTAGAGTTCGTCATGAGGAAACATTACaatgtattaaatccataaagtgttaaaaatagagTAGGTGGCGAATTATTGTGATGTAGAGAAATGCCATACTGTAAATTTTCCCAGGAAATTTTCCAAATTTTGAAAAGCAAAAGTCGATATTCAATTTAGACACGTAGTGAAAGTGCTTTTGAAATCCCCTAATGTTTTTTTGCTGCTAAATTACAAAACATTAGCACGGCATGAAACATTTTAGGAAACATGTtatgtttcctaaaaaaattatgttaaaaaaccCCCAACATTAAGCCAGATGTATACTATTCATGCTTatataacttttactgcaaaggAATATCGGTTATCGGCTTTATAACCAGTATcagccctaaaaaaaaacattgctcgATCTCTAATCTGCACAATGGAACCTTGGTTTACAAATTTTTCGCTTTACAAACTTTTGGTGTTTGCTCGTATGAAAGAGGTTGAGGAAGCAGGCTTTGTACCGCAGCAAAAATGTTTAATTGTGATGAGGTATTAATCAGTACCGTGGTTCTAATaaattaaaaacggtactatactgcttctAAAAAcacctgtatatattttttttctttttaaatccgGACACTACGGcatgtcgtcacgtcctgacATTGCTGGTAAAACAGGCAGAGGGGCGTGTGTAGGCAATGTACacgcacggagtacttacaagcagaaacagtgtgaaAACAGTAAAGACAATGGACGCAttgtggcttaaaaactaacaataaagttgaagctataaacactgaagTTAGCtgttaacatccatccacagtctgcagtgttttagctacttctaaatcgctaatcttcacctccatggcgacaaataaagtaagtttcttacaactATCATCCCTgctggacgaggaatagctaaacacgctttactacacaccgtaggatacaATGGCTAAtgcccctgaatgtaaacaaatgagtGGATCTACACAATCAACTGTGTATTTAGTCGATagtatgattacattgatattttttattatcgcaaaaccatgcatttttttaattgtttataaACCCATGACACACATACTTTATGTATAATGTATAACCCTGTAAATACTTGGTATTAGATTAAAACCAAAAtgtgtagtatcacccaaaacaaCCAAATGagttattacatttgaacagaaatgTAAATGAACAAAAAGGTGAATAATccatcataattttgacaaaataatacgaTGTGAAATGACTGTTACTGCATACGGCAGCAAGCAATTAGGAGTCTGTTTGAGAAGTTGcctcgtatgttcactatcttatttaatGACACAAGTCTTCTttcattgcaataagaaacatatgtttacgcaatttattatatatatatatatatatatatatatatatatatatatatatatatatttatacaactgttgccttcctcacgtgacaacctctgaggaaggcagCAGTTATAGCCCAAACTGTCAGGTACGGAAGTAAACACACAGGTGTGGCTATAAAAGTAACAAATATgatagcaatatggttgttaaagtcaaagatttttgtgatttctgatcgtttttGAGGGCACCAAAAGGACtttgtgtgtgcgcgcatgttggttgttgttttggcttgttaataaagagaAGGTTGATACATCCCCTCCTTGTTACGTTTGTTTGATAGTGCTTCATAGTAGCTTCTAAGTGTACAAACCTTTCaccaaaatatggacttttgtagAGGCTGGAgccaattattcatatttactttGCTTATGTAGAACTTTCCTTCACTATATATACTTCTCGGTTTACGAACCATTTTCATAGTTTGAGGTTCCACAGTATTATTTGGACATGTTTATATTCTCTTCAAGGTAGGGTGTTAAAACTTTTGCCACAATggcaggtatatatatgtatgtatgtatgtgtgtacatatatatatatatataaatgcacatatgtatacatataatgtatatatatatgtgtgtgtgtgtgtgtatatatatatatatatatatatatatatacatatgtacttatgtatatttgtacatgtgtatacatacaaatgtatatgcatacatatgtgtatatatatatatatatatatatatatatatatatatatatataattaatttatatgcatacatatatatattaggggtgtgggaaaaaatcgattcaaatacgaatcgcgattctcacgttgtgtgattcacaatcgattctcatttaaaaaacttttttttttttttttttttttaatcagtccaacaaaacaatacacagcaataccataacaatgcaatccaattccaaaactaaacctgacccagcaacactcagaactgcaataaacagagcaattgagaggagacacaaacaccacacagaacaaaccaaaagtagtgaaacaaaaatgaatattatcaacaacagtatcaatattagttataatttcagcatagcagtgattaaaaatccctcattgacattatcattagacatttataaaaataataaaaaagaacaatagtgtcacagtggcttacacttacatggcatctcataagcttgacaacacactgtgtccaatgttttcacaaagataaaataagtcatattttggttcgtttaaaagttaaaacaaatttacattattgcaatcagttgataaaacattgtcctttataattataaaagcttttaaaaaaaatctactactctgctagcatgtcagcagactggggtagatcctgctgaaatcctatgtatcgaatgaatacagaatcgttttgaatcggacaaatatcgtttttgaatcgagaatcgcgttgaatccaaaaaatcgatatattatcgaatcgcgaccccaagaaattatattgaatctaatcgtgggacacccaaagatttgcagccttaatatatatatatatatatatatatatatatatatatatatatatatatatatatatatatatatatatatatgtatatatatttatatatatatatatatatatatatatatgtatatatatttatatatatatatatatatgtatgtatatatatatatatatgtatgtatgtatgtatatatatatatatatatatatatatatgtatgtatatatatatatatatatatgtatgtatgtatgtatatatatatatatatatatgtatgtatatatatatatatatgtatgtatatatatatatatgtatatatgtatatatatatatatgtatatatatatatatatatatattaaggctgcaaatctttgtatatatatttatgtgtatatatgtatatttatctgtatgtatgtatgtgtatatgtatgtatgtatgtatatatgcatgtatgtatgtatatatgcatgtgtatatatatgtatgtatatatgtatgtatatatatatctatgtatgtatatatatgtatgtatgtgtatgtatatatatatgtatgtatatatatatgtatgtatatatatatatataagtatatatatatatatataagtatgtatgtatgtatgtatatctatgtatgtatatatatatatatgtatgtatgtatatctatgtatgtatatatatatatatgtatatgtatatatatgtatgtgtatatatatgtatgtatatatattgtatgtacattcatatacTTATACAgacatatgtaaatacacatttacatacatatgaatgtatttagtcagccagcgattgtgcaagttctcccacttaaaatgatgacagaggtctgtaattttcatcataggtacacttcaactgtgagagacagaatgtggaaaaaaaatccaggaattcacattgtaggaattttcaagaatttatttgtaaattatggtggaaaataagtatttggtcaaccattcaaatctctcattgatggaaggaggttttggctccaaatctcacgatacatggccccattcattctttccttaacacggatcaatcgtcctgtccccttagc contains the following coding sequences:
- the borcs7 gene encoding BLOC-1-related complex subunit 7 isoform X3, with the protein product MASSETQARFGQSVKGLLSDKVAACSVDVIALTRQVLKISRSQELLGQAARNMVIQEDAIFHSEDCLVFQSLRKMSIITTHLQYQQEAIQKNVEHSKNLQDQLRHVLK
- the borcs7 gene encoding BLOC-1-related complex subunit 7 isoform X4 — protein: MASSETQARFGQSVKGLLSDKVAACSVDVIALTRQVLKISRSQELLGQAARNMVIQEDAIFHSEDSLRKMSIITTHLQYQQEAIQKNVEHSKNLQDQLRHVLK